In Cyprinus carpio isolate SPL01 chromosome A14, ASM1834038v1, whole genome shotgun sequence, a single window of DNA contains:
- the LOC109072197 gene encoding pre-mRNA-splicing factor RBM22-like, with translation MRDVVTSLCAWIMATSLGSNTYNRQNWEDSDFPILCQTCLGENPYIRMTKEKYGKECKICARPFTVFRWCPGVRMRFKKTEVCQTCSKMKNVCQTCLLDLEYGLPIQVRDTGMSIKDDIPRSDVNKEYYTQNMEREIQNSDSTRPVGMLGKAQNPSDMLLKLARATPYYKRNRPHICSFWVKGECKRGEECPYRHEKPTDPDDPLADQNIKDRYYGINDPVADKLLKRASSMPRLDPPEDKSITTLYIGGLGENVTDSELRNNFYQYGEIRAITLVQRQQCAFIQFATRQGAELAAEKTFNKLIINGCRLAVKWGRSQAAKETDVKDGFDEMGTGLEPVPGLPTTLPPPPALEEEAPANYFNLDPSSSPALMNISLPPPPGLPNPPPSGFGVPMFHPMGPPPPPPMALRPPGHIHYPSQDPQRMGAHAAIRHSD, from the exons ATGCGTGACGTCGTGACGTCGTTGTGCGCGTGGATTATGGCGACGTCCCTGGGCTCAAACACCTACAACAGACAGAACTGGGAAGATTCG GACTTCCCTATTCTCTGTCAAACATGTCTTGGGGAAAATCCATACATTCGTATG acCAAGGAAAAGTATGGCAAGGAATGCAAG aTATGTGCACGTCCCTTCACTGTTTTCCGCTGGTGTCCTGGTGTACGGATGCGCTTTAAGAAGACAGAAGTGTGTCAGACCTGCAGTAAAATGAAGAACGTCTGTCAGACATGTTTGCTGGACCTGGAGTACG gtcTTCCAATCCAGGTCAGAGACACGGGCATGTCCATCAAAGATGACATACCGAGGTCTGACGTGAACAAGGAATATTACACTCAGAACATGGAGAGAGAg ATCCAAAACTCAGACAGTACCAGACCGGTAGGGATGCTGGGTAAAGCACAGAACCCCAGTGACATGCTGCTGAAGCTGGCACGAGCCACGCCATACTACAAACGCAACAGACCCCATATCTGCTCCTTCTGGGTGAAGGGAGAGTGTAAGAGAGGAGAGGAGTGTCCCTACAG GCATGAGAAACCCACAGACCCTGATGATCCTCTGGCCGATCAGAACATTAAAGATCGTTATTATGGCATCAACGACCCGGTGGCAGATAAACTTCTGAAGAGAGCATCCAGCATGCCTCGACTGGACCCGCCCGAGGACAAGTCCATCACCACATTATACATCGGGGGACTGGGAGAAAACGTCACTGACTCTGAGCTCAG AAATAATTTCTACCAGTACGGTGAGATCCGTGCAATCACGTTGGTTCAGAGGCAGCAGTGCGCGTTCATTCAGTTCGCCACACGACAGGGAGCAGAGCTCGCAGCAGAGAAGACCTTCAATAAGCTGATCATTAATGGCTGCAGGTTGGCGGTGAAGTGGGGCCGATCACAAGCCGCTAAAGAGACGGATGTCAAGGACGGGTTCGATGAGATGGGCACCGGACTAGAACCAGTACCTGGTCTCCCTACaa CTCTACCGCCACCCCCTGCTCTGGAGGAGGAAGCACCTGCTAACTACTTTAACCTGGACCCCAGCAGCTCTCCTGCGCTCATGAACATCAGCCTGCCACCTCCACCCGGACTCCCAAACCCACCCCCATCAG GTTTTGGAGTTCCCATGTTCCACCCCATGGgccctcctccacctcctccgaTGGCTTTGAGACCTCCAGGCCACATCCATTATCCTTCCCAGGATCCTCAGCGCATGGGTGCGCATGCTGCCATTCGCCACAGCGATTGA
- the LOC122147417 gene encoding myozenin-2-like — protein sequence MQTAHQSLTKQRKQQTMIPSREVKGGLNLGKKISVPRDVMMEELNLNTNRGSIMFQERQRRVERFTLENSEEAPTITYNNVDQNQIQNQNHMMTDMQGGKENLLYPVAGKHTLVTTLKNTVAKKGSPNVLAPGYSGPLREIPREKFNATVIPKSYCSPWQEALGENEELLLSSLNNQIAEPQKLPPANYRCFNRAAVPFGGPVRSQRVIPVIGFEALETPSLSSMTLATMSKRRNFNRAPRGWGVGYSPESNDL from the exons ATGCAGACAGCACATCAGAGTCTCACCAAACAGAGAAAGCAGCAGACCATGATCCCGAGCAGAGAAGTAAAGGgag gtctGAACCTTGGGAAGAAGATCAGCGTTCCTAGGGATGTGATGATGGAGGAGCTGAACCTGAACACCAACAGAGGATCCATCATGTTCCAGGAGCGTCAGAGGAGAGTGGAGAGATTCACACTGGAGAACTCAGAAGAGGCTCCCACCATCACATAT AACAACGTGGATCAGAATCAAATCCAGAACCAGAACCACATGATGACAGACATGCAGGGAGGGAAAGAAAACCTGCTGTATCCAGTGGCCGGTAAACACACCCTCGTCACCACCCTGAAGAACACAGTGGCCAAGAAAGGAAGCCCAAATGTGCTGGCACCAG GCTACTCTGGACCGCTGAGAGAGATCCCTCGAGAGAAATTCAACGCCACGGTGATCCCGAAGTCTTATTGTTCACCGTGGCAGGAAGCCCTGGGAGAAAATGAAGAGCTCCTCCTGTCTTCACTCAACAATCAGATTGCAGAACCACAGAAACTCCCGCCAGCAAACTACAGGTGCTTTAACAG aGCCGCGGTGCCATTTGGAGGTCCTGTGCGCAGTCAGAGGGTGATTCCTGTTATTGGGTTTGAAGCTCTGGAGACTCCAAGTCTTTCTAGCATGACCTTGGCCACCATGTCCAAACGACGCAACTTCAACAGAGCCCCGCGGGGATGGGGTGTCGGATACTCGCCCGAGTCAAATGACCTGTGA